The Oncorhynchus mykiss isolate Arlee chromosome 5, USDA_OmykA_1.1, whole genome shotgun sequence DNA window agacagtttgtatctacaagccatcaggaggctgaacacttgaactggactgaccacctgcactgACTCTCCACTCCTTAGCACCCATGCACTCATTCACGCACACatccacacagacatacacacactatcATACACGTTCATGCtatacacacatcacaactgctgctaccagactcttatttaCTATTGCTAATGCTACACTATTTAAACACTTGCCCCCAATTCCCCCCTTCCCTGAtacgtgtaaatattggactataaatgtTGACTTCCTATATTATACTTCTGCTAAActatttattctattctactgatccatttactttgtttgtattcttatcttttattatttcaTTGGAcggtataccatgtgtatcctgtacatacagtACGTTAATAAAACATGATTACTTAATGTTTTTCATGATTATGTTACCCTTATGCAAACGCTCACTTGTATTGCAGGTAGCAGAGAAATGCCAGGTGTTGGGGGCCCAGAAAGCTCTATACATAGCAGCAGACATGGCCAATCCGTCTGACCCAGAGAGAGTGGTGAAGTTTGCTGTGGACAAGCTGGGAGGACTGGACTACCTGGTGCTGAACCACATAGGACCCAGCCCATTCGCCATGTGGGATAGAGATGTGGAACACACTAGATGGTTAATGCAGGTGGGGTAACTTAATCACAAGTACTGCTATATCACATATACCActatgctcttatccagagcacctTACAGTGGTGAGTGCATACGTTTTCATACTGAATCAaccccacaaccctggcgttgcatgCGCCATGCTTTACCAATTGAGCCACACAGGACTAACTATTTCTTCCTGCTTAATTTCTTTTTCACAGGTGAATTTCCTCAGCTATCTGCAGATGGCAAAGACAGTTCTGCCTACCCTTGAGCAGAGTAAGGGCTCCATTGTGGTCGTCACCTCCTTGTTAGGTAAATGAGAGCTCTTCTCTCTACACAAAGTGTTCTAATGCTGCTTTTCGACTGTAACACCAGTGTTATACTAGTGTATACACCCTTATGTTAGTGAAATTGTGTTTCCATAGCCAGGGCTGAGTGAGGAGCAGAATCAACAATCTCTGCATCATCTAAACATTTGCTTTATGAGAAGGTGTTGATGTCCACAGTTAGCCATTGCTATGTAAATGCCAGCTGAAAAGTACCGGTGGCCTGGCTTTGGCCCCAAGTGAGAGCAGATCCACATGACCCAGTGAGACACGGGTGCCGGGCCCGcgtagatggaaacagaaaagtctgatgcttttgggtaaaacactggggtgaATCCTATATGGAAATGCACCATTAAGTGACCCTGAACCTATGATTGGCTAGTGTTTTGGTCCTTCAGGAAAAATTAGCAGTCCGTTTGTGGCTCCCTACACGTCCACCAAGTTTGCCCTGAACGGCTTCTTTGGGACGTTGCAGCATGAGCTTTCCATGCAGAGGAGCAACGTGTCCATCACCATCTGCATCCTGGGCCTGATCGATACAGACTCAGCTATGGAGAAAGTCAGGTGAGCTATTTTTGATTCCAAGTTCAGTCAAGTTTAATATTACAGTATGTAAACTTAAGCCTGGAATACAGTCAATGATTTAATGATTGACCTGATGGTTGTTACATGCAAATACAAGTATCCTTGGACACATTTCAAATAGTCACATTTGTTTGTATTACAGGGGCATCACCAACATCCAAGCCTGGCCGGCCAGTGAGGCGGCTCTGCACATCATCACTTCTGGAGCCACGCAACAGACAGAGTCTTACTATCCCTGGTTCTGGTACTATTGCTGTCTCATCAGAGACTGGTTCCCCTACTTCAGGGACATGTCTTTACGTAACTTGTATAAATATGAACCATTTGCTTGAAATATACATTACGATAATATCGCTTTTGCATTTTTCCCAATTTGGTTTACACttctttgttgatttaaaaaaatgctgTTACAGCCAACTTCTCTGACATTGATAATTTAAACACAGTTCTTTAAATGATAAACAGTATGAACGGTATATTGGAAGATTTTCATGTAAAACTGTGTTACTTGTTGGTCTTCTTCTTTGTATAATTGGTTGCTTTTCTGTGGTACATTTCTGCATGTTTATGTCACAATTTGAACTTTGTCCATCCCCTCTCTCATTGCTTTTGAATGATATCCACATGTAATCAACAGTACTGGGTAGtcgtgaactacatacatgtagttcaactagttctttaattacattttgcagtagcttggtcaAATCAAATCTTGGTAGTGTTTTTAGTAGTAAATTACTTTTTTGCCATGTAGCGATGTTGctaactacacactactgtttttgCCATGTAGCGATGTTGctaactacacactactgtttttgCCATGTAGCGATGTTGctaactacacactactgtttttgcaaaaataaatacaatatgggTGAATTAGGCAAGAATTCTTTCTCAGCATCATACCTGCCCAATTCTCACTTGAAACCCTTTTTGTGTGCCTAATTATCActttttgtgtttaataggctaTATTATCAATTCTTAACATCTGACTccaaagtagtttggatgtagtgatctactttttcaaagtaacttcaGTTCAATAAACTAGATTTTCTTAAGCTTAGCTTTAGTGTACCTTAACTTCTTctagtgtgaagtaattggtagcttcgtaagctatattttcagagtagcttccccaacaatGGTAATCAataaggggagagggaggttCATGTCAGGTAGTGTGTAGTACCTTTTTATAGCCTGATCAAGTATACTGACTGCTGCACTCTCATTTTGTTTCTATGAGTCACAGCATGATCAGACTGGTTCCACCAGGATACCTTTTCTATTACCTCAATGAACAATCCCCATGTCAACCACTTGAGGGCAGTGGCTGCTAAGAAATGAAGCAGAATCTAGACATGAGGCATTTTAGATTCAAACATGCTCATAGTAAATCTGACATGATTTTTTTTAACCTCAAATCAAAGTTTTTTGGTTTAGCAGATGGTATAGTGGGTGCAAATGCTTATGTCACTAGGTCCTAACAATGCattaaaatgtcaaacaagtaaACAAATAATTCAAATGTAAAATTACAAAAACAAGACATCAAGAACTTCGGGATGAATccaattaacaacccaaatagcactgtaagAGTAACCAAAATACATATATACACTGGAAGAATTTACACAAGaaatactaagaatgatatgtacagcagtagatctATTAGAGTGAGCTACTGTATGTCGGTAATAGAGTATTTATATACTCTGTGTGAAACGGGAAGTGTCCAGTGGTTTAATGTCTGTACGACATGGAACAGCAGCGTTGgcttagagtgagagagagagagagagagagagagagagagagagagagagagagagagagacagagagac harbors:
- the LOC110524276 gene encoding hydroxysteroid 11-beta-dehydrogenase 1-like protein isoform X1; protein product: MKVFTKLLIVGVIGAAFVAFQWSGPTFDPESLNGARVLVTGASTGIGEQMAYHLAGFGAQVVITARREKVLQQVAEKCQVLGAQKALYIAADMANPSDPERVVKFAVDKLGGLDYLVLNHIGPSPFAMWDRDVEHTRWLMQVNFLSYLQMAKTVLPTLEQSKGSIVVVTSLLGKISSPFVAPYTSTKFALNGFFGTLQHELSMQRSNVSITICILGLIDTDSAMEKVRGITNIQAWPASEAALHIITSGATQQTESYYPWFWYYCCLIRDWFPYFRDMSLRNLYKYEPFA
- the LOC110524276 gene encoding hydroxysteroid 11-beta-dehydrogenase 1-like protein isoform X2, which produces MAYHLAGFGAQVVITARREKVLQQVAEKCQVLGAQKALYIAADMANPSDPERVVKFAVDKLGGLDYLVLNHIGPSPFAMWDRDVEHTRWLMQVNFLSYLQMAKTVLPTLEQSKGSIVVVTSLLGKISSPFVAPYTSTKFALNGFFGTLQHELSMQRSNVSITICILGLIDTDSAMEKVRGITNIQAWPASEAALHIITSGATQQTESYYPWFWYYCCLIRDWFPYFRDMSLRNLYKYEPFA